The Akkermansia sp. RCC_12PD genome contains the following window.
GTGGAGGGGGGACAGGGTCATGGACGGGAACGATTCAAAAAAATCCGGCAGTCCGGGATAGAAGGTAAGGCGCTCTCCGAGCTGGGTCAGCCGCGCATTGCTGACGCGGTCCAGGGAAAGGGCGTCCAGCAGGCTTTTCATGTAGATCAGCTCTCCGTCCCATCCTTCCCGTTCTCCGGTGGCGTTGCACCTGGTCCAGAATTCCTCAGGGGAGATGCCGAATTCCGGGAAAATGGCCTGGTCCTGCATGTAGGACGGACTCAGCGTCTGGTCATAGTCGAAAACAAGGGCGATCGTGTTTTGGGGAACGGACATGGAAAATGAAGCGGAATGTGCGGTTACATGCGGAACTGGTCGCCCAGGTACTGTTTGCGGGCGATGGGGTCGTTGGCGATTTCCTCGGAAGAGCCATGCTTGATCACTTTTCCTTCAAACAGAATGTAGGCGCGGTCCACGATGTGCAGAGTTTCCCGCACGTTATGGTCTGTAATCAGGATGGAAAGCCCGTCCCTGTCGCTCAGTTCCATGACGATTTTCTGGATGTCGGAAACGGCGATGGGGTCCACGCCGCTGAACGGTTCGTCCAGCATCAGCAGTTTAGGGTTCGTCGCCAGGGCGCGGGCTATGGTCAGGCGGCGCTTTTCCCCTCCGGAAAGCTGGATGGCCATGGAACGGCGCAGCTTGGCGATGCCGAAGCGGTCCATCAGTTCCTGGGCTCGGTCCTTCTGCTGTTTGGCGGTCATGTCCTTGCGCGTTTGGAGGATGGCCATAAGGTTGTCTTCCACGGAAAGCCGGCGGAAGATGGATTCCTCCTGCGGCAGGTAGCCCATGCCGCGCCTGGCGCGCAGGTTCATCGGCAATTCCGTGATGTCTTCTCCGGCGAATATCACACGGCCTGCATCCGGCCGCACCAGCCCCGCCACCATGTAAAAGGAGGTGGTCTTG
Protein-coding sequences here:
- the lptB gene encoding LPS export ABC transporter ATP-binding protein — encoded protein: MTDSSSHYLLNAEGICKTYKTRTVVDQVSLNVGHGEIVGLLGPNGAGKTTSFYMVAGLVRPDAGRVIFAGEDITELPMNLRARRGMGYLPQEESIFRRLSVEDNLMAILQTRKDMTAKQQKDRAQELMDRFGIAKLRRSMAIQLSGGEKRRLTIARALATNPKLLMLDEPFSGVDPIAVSDIQKIVMELSDRDGLSILITDHNVRETLHIVDRAYILFEGKVIKHGSSEEIANDPIARKQYLGDQFRM